The Brassica napus cultivar Da-Ae chromosome C1, Da-Ae, whole genome shotgun sequence DNA segment aaaatataagcgCTAGCATCGGTGTTTTTCTGGAAGTCTTTTGctacaaaattaataaacaattaAACAGTAGTAGATAAACATCAATAATCGTATGTGCAGAAGGCGGCTCCACACTATTCTTGAGAAACTATAGTAACAGCGGATATTCTTTTAATTTATCTAACTTtcttttacatttaaatttaattaatcaaaaaattgttaatttaatataataactaGAGACTCACTTTTGAGAAACCAATCACTAAGAGCATCCACATTAGTGAACCCCCTTTGGGGTTCAtaggatttttttaatattttttaggtAGGGTCATGAATAGTGTTGAACCTCTTAGTATTGTGCTTCTGCATTAGTGGACCTGAGAAGGGGTTCAcagaaattaaataatattttttttaatttttttttttttgaaattattttgaaaacatgtataaaatattatgcaataaattttttaaataaaatttattcattACATTGATAATTGATAATTGATAATTGATGAACATATAAAGATTATTGATGTTGTTGTGTGATTAATTACAGAGAAGAGATTGGAAAGATGATTTTGTTCTGATTGTTTTGAGAGAATAGATCGAGATGAAGATGAGAGCAATGCATAAAATGAGAGATAGATTATATAGTGTCTTTCTCGACATCATCCGCGACAACtacatcattaaaaaaaaaaaacaaacgagTTTCTCCCGTGACCTGAGCACATGTTTTCTCAGTAGTACAACCCGTGAGATGACCCATCAACCTCAGACTAAACCTTGTAGAACCCGTGACCTCCACAACCAACAACCCGTGACCTGTAGAACCAACAAACCTTGTAGAACCCGTGACCTCCACAACCAACAACCCGTGACCTGTGAAACCAACAAACCTTGTAGAACCTGTGACCTCCACAACCAACAACCTTCACCTGTAAAACGAGACAGAAGAATATAAGTTAAAGTCAAGTAATCAACAAAATCATCATGTAATGAACAAAGTTATCAAGTAATGAACAAAAGAATCAACTAATGAACTAAGAAAATCCTCAACTAAGCACAAGCAGTTGTCAAATTATCACCTAGAGCATCTCAGAAACGAGTTTCTCCTTAAGAGCCACCTCACTATCAGTTAGAGTTTCATGTTTCTTAGAGAGGAGACGATCTAGAATTTTTTGTTTGGCTAGGTTGCGTTTCAAGTCTAGAATGGTTTCTAGTCGATCAAAGGCTGCTTCATTCCCCTTTTTCTTGCGTTTGGCTGCTTTGCAAGCCTTAACACCAGGAGGCCTAGCCTCATCCGAGTCAGGGACTGACTCTGCAGCTTCCTTCCGTTTCTCCTTTGCACCATCTTTTGAGACAGAGTTGGATCTCCACTTTTGATCAAACCTCAACTCCCTCCAGCCGTGTTCAAGATTGAACTTCGTCCCGTAGTCGTTGAAGAAGATGTCATGAGCAGACTTCATGACATCGTTCTCATTTTGGCCACTAGCTTGCTCCTTCAAAGCCGCTTCATAGCTTCCCACAAACTTACAAACCTGCTCATTAATccttccccacctctgcttacactgACTCCACTCTCTAGGAACAGCGCCAGTTTGCTGAGAGCTTGAATTAAAATAATCCTCTATTCTTTTCCAAAACGAACCTAACTTCTGCTGGTTACTAACTATGGGATCCTTGCTGGTGTTCAACCAGGCACTGATGAGGACAATGTCCTCTTGTGTTGTCCACTTTCTCCTCTCTACGGGTTTAGGAACACCTGAGGACCCTACATCTATGGTTTGAGTGGTTTGAGTGTTTTGAGTGGTTTGAGTGTTTTGAGTGTTTTGAGTGTTTTGAGTGGTTTGAGTGCACTGGGAAGATAATAGGTTCACAAACCCGACAGAATTAAGAGAAAAGTGATCCATTGTGGTTTCAGGTTTTTGGGTGTTTTCACAAGAGCGTGGTGAGTTAGAGTGATTTGTAAAAGTTGGTTTGTGTTTACAGTGGTTGTTTTCAGTATCTATAAAAAGGATTTACTTCCTTTGTGTCTCTAACTACCAAACATTCATTAGCCTTAATTACAGATGAAGTAGTTCACAAAATGTATTCATTACACatcaaatcaatatttttaatgacCATTCATCACAGCAACCAACCAACACCCATTTAAATTAACCTAGGTGAGTTCATAGTTATAATCTAGTACAGATACTACTCTACATATTAAATGAACCTAGATGAGTTCCTAGTTAAGTTTCAGTTCAACTACAGCAACCAACACACCTATCAGTACACGGAAAGAACTACTTCGGTTTAGTTTCTGTGTTTACCTGTTTGGATTTCACTTGAAACACACCCTCTCCAGAGCAGCCATCTGCACTGTGAGGTTATACACGTCACCAGTGAGCTTATCAAGCAGCAAACTCAGACTTTTAACTTGTGCCtgcacaagaaaaaaagaaacgttgtaaatgactttttaaaaacctaaattaaaaaaaaaaatcaactcttAGACAAAGTGACAAACCTCGACACTCTCAACCAGCATTGGCACCGACTTGATCACCTCATCAGCCTCCTCCACACGCTTACGCAGCATTTCGATCTCCTCCTGCACACCACAAACCCAAGGCTGACGATAATGTAACCCATCAGCCTTGGTTAAACAATAAACACATCAGACAACACATTCCAAATATTGAAGTAAAGCACAGGTTTGTATCTAATAATTCAACTGGGTAACAGGGTTTGTATCTAACCTCGTAGTTTACACAGCTAAAGAAGCGTTTCCCTGGCTGAGTGTCGAACTCATCCTTCACTCGAACCTCGTGTATCATTCTCCCACCACAAGCGCATCTTTTGGGCATCCCATGTTCCGAATCGGAAACGTATCTCAGGAGGTTTATGTGCTCCAGTTTCCTCTTACAATCTGTTCTCTCTTCTGCGGGATCCATCTAAAGCACAAAACAAGAATTGATTAGCAcaaaaaaactgtaaaatacGATCATACCAACTGTCTATCCAACCCAGTTTAATATATCAAACCACAAATCGAAacccccaaatttttttttaaccctaattcgaaaaccCCTATTCGATTTTCAATCCGCAAATCTCGGACCATTAATCGATAAATAGAACCCGTAGACGAGGTTATACAACCCTAGATCCAAACACATCTCGATTTCGAGCCCTAACCCGAGATCATAAAATCTTTTGACAATTCACAATGGCGATATCGACAACAGAAGGCTAATATCTAAACGTCAATCGACTCGGAACTCACCTCTGGTCGTGGAGGAGACAATCCGGCGCCGAATCGATCGAGAAAAGGGGAGAAAATGGGTGAGAGCTCGGCGTCGCAAATGAAATCGCCACACAGAGCAAACCCTAGCTTTCTCGCAAAAATGAGAGAAATGATTCTCTCTCCGCGTTCAAGCGCGTGACCTCTACTCCCCTTCACCAATCAGAATGCGACACCTGTGCTGAACCTGTATCGGACGGGATCACAGGTAAGAGGCGGTTCGCCAAATTAAATCTaatttctcatttatttttatccAAAAGGCCTTAAAACCTGAGCCCATGAACCTGTTTAAAACCCTCAATGGGGTTGCTCTAAATAATGCTCTAGAGACAATTTCATCGGTTCATTAAATAATAACACACTTTAATAAACCACAAGATGAACTTGCAGTATCTATACATGTTcttaaagttttcattttcagtACAAGGtctctccttttttttattttctactaGTAGTTGGTCTGCCCTAAGGACGGATGAGTTTACACTAAACTGAAGGTATCATAATGAATTTGGATTTTTATGATTCAATTAAAAACCAAAGAACTCAATATTAATAAATACATTTAGAGATACGGTGAACGTCTAAGGTTCAGAAAAAGACAAAGAGGAGACTGTAAAAAGAATGTTCTCGTAAGTTGAGCCATGGATAATGAATGAGAGATTCAGAAGAAGACGAAGTAGAGATTGCATGGAGATTGTTTTCAAAGGTCAAGCAATGGGAGTCTCGATTACAAcgatgttttatgtttttgacgCCTCCATCTTTCATGGTGGTCTTGAGCTGTCTCAACAGCCATTTAATTTCTTTGGCTTCTTTTGGGTTTGGATCATTGGACcttatttatattagttttattacGAGCTTCATCTTACTTTACAGTATTTATGTTAGCATAAAAACAACGTGtagttacaatatttatattaggCATAAAAACATCATGTAGTTTTTAGGTTAAAGAGACAGAAAAACAACTTTAGATGTTAAGTTTCAATAGTGGACAGGTGTTGTAACCTCCCCCCCGTTAGGTGgcagaagagaagaaaaaagtctcttttatatatatacatttgaaTTACTTGAACATTAATTTTTAAGATGTTTGGTGTCCTCTCTCCATATTTTGACATTCAGCCGTCACCATCTATATATTTCGTTTACTTTTTTCGGTATGCTTTGCTTTTCATCCTCaccaaaaaaatactcatctctAAGTGCTTGTTCTTCCTCGGATTGTCTGGTATTTGTTATAGATTGAGTTTATAAGATTTATGTTGTGTGATTGTTTCTCACCGCGTTACAGGTTGTACCAGTCAATATTGGAAGCTCATTTTGTTACTTAGATTTTTGTTGATGTTACGAAGTACATCTCCTTGGGTTGGATAGGagtttagtaattttttatGTTGCATTATTTTTGTTAGTTTACAGTCCATAATCccttttcggtttggttttcaaAATCTGGTTTTTGATCATCTGACTTCTATGTTTTCTTTGGTAATTTGAGGATGGCTCCACGGTTTACTGATTTCGTTTCGTCTACCCTTCCATATATTCTATCATCTCGTTGCAGTTTTCATCACTGTTTGAGTCTCAAGTGTCTTTCTATTTTGCCAAATTTGCGACTCGAGTTTTAGATAGTGTTTTCTTCTGTGTATGCTTTGTAGATTTATAATGTATTTTCTGGTCTCAAGCTTGAGCTTTTATTTTTTGGTGATTAACTTTTGTTCTCCCTCTTTCAGGTTGTATGTCTTCTTCGCctgtttttttttagtataaGTGTGCAAACTAAGTTTCTTGGAATTTTGGTGTTTTCTATCTAGAGTTTTGTGGTTATCCGTTGGTATGGGCGCTTTTTTGTGCTTGTCtagtttgtgaggtgcttcTTACCTCTTAACTGGTGGTTGTGCTTATCGTGTGttaagtatttgtttttttttttcgtggtGATTTTTGCATTCTGTTTGAATATTCTTGCTCTAACACGCTTTCTAAGTTCTTTGTGTTGGTCCTTgatcacgttttttttttgtattcgaGCGATGCTTTATCTCTGAGTTTAGCTTTCTACTCTTTTCCCGACATCTCTTTGTTATGACCAAAATATTCTATGATAAAATGATCTAAGTTAGTTTTTGTTCTTGATCTCGTTTCAGCTCTAAACCTTTACTTAGTTAGTTAGTCTTTggcattttgtttttctttatgattATATAGATTTTATGTTTCGATTATGAGTTGTGCTCTAGTTTATTTTTCTTAGTTTGgtcaatattaaaataaatatataaattgtaaataaaaaaatataaaatagtaaaaattaataaaataataaaactttaggttatttttagttgtgaataaatttaaaaataaaatatatttatattattttatttatttttttgttcctttatattttgtaatcaataaaatagataatcaaattttaataatggttagtatgaaaaaaaaaagatagtgcacaattagaaatattaaatcaaattgtagtaatataaaagaaaaatgatctaaaatacaaaaaaaaatgaaaaattgggacacatgtcaacaaaacTCTCctccacatgtcataagaagagagaaaaatcttttatatatatatatagatattatcattagtttatttaatattacttttatttaatattaagtgTCATTGTAGAGAAAATTTAATCATTGCAAAAAAAGTATTGTTTAATGCGtaatttattaactttattctgtagtttatttttttattggttgaaacaCGAGTAGATGTAtgtgtaataatatttttatattgaaaacatgcaaaattaaatgatttcttaatctatgtacAAAAGTCTCAAATGATACTTTTAATGAAACATATAAAGCGAGAAACTTATGAGAACCTTGCACTGAATgtcgattgttttttttttaacttattgaATGTTGTTTGTTTAACAGTAAGAATTCACCCGCTTGTGGTTACATCTTTATTCAGTAGTGAATttaaagttaatatatatatatatatatatattgtagaaTCCATTGTTTTTCAATAATTGATtgtgaattttatattaatatttagtgAAGAATTATGATAGTTTCTTACAATgattcaaattaaaaattaaaaatagtggATATGAGTCTAGTTTCTTGTATAAACtatattaatcaaaaatttaacattttacgctaagaatttaaaatcatttttcttattaataataaaatcaacgagcactattattaaaaaattatagctatcgtaatttttaaataaaaaatcatcatTGCAAAATCATTTTGTTTAAACCAAACAATTTTCGATTTTACCCAAATTACCAAACTACACAGTACGATCAAATCTTAAGATGTTATATTGGGTACAAAAGACAAATCTAAATTTGACCCAAAAGTGCAAATCTTAAGatcatacaaaatattataaaagttttaaaaactgatagatttgtagatcagtttttattaagtttaattatTATGTAGAATTCAAATGACACTATTTTggaagtataaatatattatgcagATTTAAGAAATAAGATTCATATCACTAGTGAATCAGTttgaaataatgatttttttaaaattgatatgttATAAATCTAGAAGAATTGATTTCAGTTTATACAACCAATAATGTTCTCTATGAGATTCATACAACTAGTATAACAGTTAAAAATTAGTGTGattgctgattttttttttgtcaactattgATGATTATTTATGCTGATAGACTAAAATATTCATaagttattaaataataaatccaATAACTTTTACACAgcatatatttatgaaaataaaaaattaatttattatagtCAAATTGAAtacttaatataattaattataatattatattctttagatgaaaaattataatttattgaagaaattttctcttttataaagattatatactatattttataaaattttgtttgatttaaatatatatatatataaaatatgaacaTATGGAAAAGATATTAGTGGTTAAGAAAAATatcgaaaatatattaatggTTAAGGAAAATCTatacatatattagtggttAAGTAAAATATAGTGGTAAATTTTTCGTAAaaagttttttataaatatgttatgATACTGGTTAGGGaatataaattagaaaatataaaatgtattcatatatttgaattataatATCTGAATTTTAGTTTCGAATTTATTATTTCTGTATTAATGGtaaataatactttaaagaaaagaaatattttttagctACAGTCGTCAAAAGAAACCAATTATTGAGAGGTTTGAAACATACAAAATAGTACAAAAATTACaacttttttattgttataaaaCACAAATAACCACTATCACTTACTAACTGCAAACATATCGTATGCAGTGGTAAAGTAAAATCAACCAAATTTTAGCTTTTAAGactaatttaatcaaaaattattCAGCTCAGGAATTATTAAAAATCTCAAAACCAGAGTAACTAATTTTATTCTAAAGCCATATCAATTATTTCATAATTTGTAAAGTCAAATTATAGTTAACCATGAAAGCCTTTAAAGATTAGATGAATCAAAGGCAGTTCAGATTTTAAATCAATATGTACAACTACAGGCACAATAATACAAGGGTCTCAGACTATAGTCATAGTATCGTGATTCACGTGGTATGCACCTCCAGGTTGGTGGCATTAACACATATGCTAATCTCTGTGAAGGAGCTCATAATCTTTggtatttttttctctcttatcTATGTTCATTGCCCAAGGATCCTGTGGGATTAAGTATAAATACTTAGAGGGTGGATCGTGAAGTAGTAGAGTAAATTGGTCATATGCATCAAGTTTAATCTCGAAACGATAGCACATAATGCGCGGATTTGTTCCCTTTGCGCTCTAACGAGGactaacacaaaaaaaaaaaaatcaatttaactCGCATATTTGAATTTCATAAccaaattaaacaaaactttATTCATCTTCTAAGTAGCAGGTTTTGTTATTTAGCTGTTTTacagattttatatttatctgttttaGCTAGAAAAATATTCcaataattttgtaataaattattcaactatttttagttttgtcaaattataagaaaaatcagATTGGATCTCAATGGCAATCTTTCGTAAAATCTCTCATCATTAAATCAACTGTAATAATTGAAGAGCAAAAGAAAGTTAAGAAAATTtcttgtttgaaaaaaaatattttactttcaCTCACACATATTTATTCAATtgctttttaaaaatgtataatttaaatatataattaaagctaatatatattttttaaactacaTGATCTGTTAATTATGctatacaattttaaaagtatagaaaggaaacaaaataaaaagcacGTGGAAATATGCACCTCTAATTTGGTAGGTTGATTCACGCACAATATTTCAACTTCATACTgtttttattcattaaaaacAACCCATTCATATCAAATGGAACCTTGATATTACAAGTGGTACACAAACACAACATTTTCACAGATTTTATACCACAGAGGAAATCTGTGAGATTGGTACATAGCCGTTAGTCTCTTCACCGGTAGCGCCGTTTAGTGACGTGACCTCATCACGACACGTTACTAACGCCTTCAGATCATCATCCGTGATTCTCCTGAACAGATTAACAAATTGAAACCGTATAAGTGTGCGTATTAAAAAAGAAGTGTGCGTATTTTAAATTCTTATATCAAATGTCTAATTTAAATCGATATCGTTACACATGTGCATGAGAAGATACAAAACTGCaaaggggaaaaaaaaaacctttttctGCTTGGTTAAGTCCCTAAACCTTGAGAAGATGTCGTTCAACTTCTCATCATCGAGCTCATATCCCAACTGAAAATAGAGAATAAACACATATTTGGATACTTAATGTCGGATATTTATCTGTAAAAAAGTGTAatcttgtaaatatataaatgatcgtTGTATAACTAACGCTTAAGAAAATCACAAGAAATACCTCTTTCAGACGATCTTTCACAGCATGACGTCCGCTGCATATTTCCTTTGATGTTCatattgataaataaatattagcACAAAAAAAACGATGCGTACCTAAGAAGTATAATAGAATCATTACCTAAGCTTTCCAAGAACAATG contains these protein-coding regions:
- the LOC125579909 gene encoding glutathione S-transferase T3-like, with product MDHFSLNSVGFVNLLSSQCTQTTQNTQNTQNTQTTQNTQTTQTIDVGSSGVPKPVERRKWTTQEDIVLISAWLNTSKDPIVSNQQKLGSFWKRIEDYFNSSSQQTGAVPREWSQCKQRWGRINEQVCKFVGSYEAALKEQASGQNENDVMKSAHDIFFNDYGTKFNLEHGWRELRFDQKWRSNSVSKDGAKEKRKEAAESVPDSDEARPPGVKACKAAKRKKKGNEAAFDRLETILDLKRNLAKQKILDRLLSKKHETLTDSEVALKEKLVKVVGCGGHRFYKVCWFHRSRVVGCGGHGFYKVCWFYRSRVVGCGGHGFYKV